The Maniola jurtina chromosome 13, ilManJurt1.1, whole genome shotgun sequence genomic interval ACATGAGTCTGGCCAGGTGCTCTTTGACGCGAGTTCCTTCGGTAAGACATCAGTCAATTTAAAGCCTGTTagcgtctactgctggacataaggcTTATCAAGAGCGCACCACCAATGGCCAAACATGGTCCTTCGCCcttctcatccacccgcttcccaccgccttcttcaggtcatcggtccagcgggctggagctCATCTCACACTGTACGTGTATATcactgtatgtgtgtgtgtatgtgtgtgtatcaGTACGTGGTCTCCCTTCCAGCACGCGTCTACCCATCGGCCATctgttctgcgacagacatgatctgcccattgctacttcagcttgctaCACCTTAATCTCAGGTAGTGTCATAGTAATTATGGTAAACGCAAACATGTCATCAAGTGAGAGAGCTTCCTTCGATAGTCACCATCATCCAAATGAAAAGAATTTGGGCTGTTATCCACCAGGCTAGCCAAATATTAGGATTACTAGACTTTGCACAcctgtagaggcatgcagcctcttttaagaccggcagctgcgaagaaagcaacacactttgcagctgtcacttagagaacacaatttgaattcgaaACGAtacaaaatatcttgctggcctggacgaaccccgggcagcgcgattcaaccaattcacttcagctcatcaagaccgaaacgcctcggtctagcatcaagctccggccctcgtttttctaccacagttttaattgtaaccaaagcacatattgtaaatacagcccaagtaatacaagttaatatgtagcggtatttttatttatcaagttatctatcatacgctgcatggctgctacacacctttgaaaatattatggagggCTCTCAGGTTTTCAGTTATCCTTCACGCAAAGCAAgtggttttatttaaataactgttctccgaaaagttagaggtgcgtgtctaAAATCGAACTCCCGAACTGtccgaataggaggctgacgtctcagccactaggctatcacggttttttcattcaatttttttaattttaaagaagcaaaactacgttagtaggtactttgttCTAAAAATATAGACGCGCATCTCATTCCTTTCTCGTTTTAAATTTCTTTTGTATACTAATTAATTGATTTGTTTGGCTCTTTTAGGTGTTCCAATTAAAGGACAACCATGGTCGCAGATTGGCTGATACATTAGAGTTTTTGACCCTCTACGGTAATAATTTTGGAATACTCGACCCATATATTGAGATGTATGATGCTGAACTGAACGCCACTGATGCCCAGGAATTGTCGGTTTCGGACCAATCTCGGAGACGAAGTAAGTTGTGTTTACTTGGTTAAGAATTATTATAGGGCTAATTTAAGCCAAATCGAATAAGAGAAAATCACAGAGAAAGTTTTACGTAGAAATAAAACGTCATAAAAGTAAAAgactaatgattttaataaaaccaTGAAGTAAGTTCGAATACCTAGAACACAGTTCTAATATAAATTATACCACCCAACCCACGAAGATGTGATATGCGATTTATCTGCGTGTAACCCACAAAAtataacatccatactaatattattaatgcgaaagtgtgtctgtctgtctgtctactaccttttcacggcccaacagtaaaCTGTTCcagtaaccgattctgacgaaagatacagagttagcttgtatcccgtggacggacataggctactttttatcccgaaaaatcaaggagttcccacgggattcccaaagatccatccgcttgaccaatttgtataaaaggtaccaaggtaacttgcgtccatgtaattgacataggcaacttttatcccggaaaatcaaacagttcccacgggatctttgaaaacctaattccacgagtacgaagtcgcgggcatcctctagtattctaTAACTAAGAACACACCTCACAAATggctaaaatattttgtttattttcagttTTGACAACCTGGTCTGCAGGTTTTCACATGCACCCAATGCGCACTCTAAAGGAGTTAGATCTTCGAGAGTGTTCAATACAAGTTCTTGGTGATTACACCTTTCAGAGGATGCCTGAATTGAGGAAATTATACTTGAGCGAAAACTATATACACTTTATTGAATCCTATGCTTTCGATTCCATGAAAAGTTTGAAACATTTAGATTTAAGTAAGAATTACGCTTACGATGAGAATGGCAACCTGGCTGATTTAGTTTTCGAGTCGAATAAtgtttttagttatttaaaactGGAGTCTTTAGATTTTTCTTTCACGAGATTGGGACAGCGAAATCTTGGTATATTCACAGGCCTTGACAAGCATTTTAAAAGGTTATCCCTTTGTTATTCAGCTATAGGAAGATTAAGAAACGGCACATTTAATAGTACGTCGTTAAAAGTACTGGACGTCTCTGGTAACGCTGACGTAATATGCACACCAGGAATCTTGAGAGGCATAGAAAAAACTTTAGAAGTGCTGTATGCTGATAATGTTTCTTTGAAAAATATGGAAGGTTTTATGAATTTCACGCATCTGAAAATTCTAAAGTTATCTAATAATGAGATTAATACAGTACCAGCAAACGTGGCTAAGACTCTGGCAGATTTACAAATACTTGATTTAGACAATAACAGAATGATGTCGTGGTCTAACAGCACCTTTAGTTTAATGCCTAAGCTTAAACTTCTATCAttgaaaaacaataatatcaatattatatcAAGAGAAATGTATAATGATATAAAACAACTTTCATTTTTGGGATTATCTGGAAATTTCCTCGTTTGCAATTGTCATGCGAGAGACATGTTTGAAGTTGCATCAAACAATGAATTACTTTTTAATAGCACGTACTTCAAAGGATTCGGTGAAGATACTGAAGAGCCTAAATTAGCTTTTCATTCTGGATTCAAAGATTTTAATAATGTTATACGTGAAAGGAGGAATATTACAACTTTTTGTGAAGAAAGAGAAGCTTGTGACGTGGAATTTAATCACAATGTTAGTGGAAATTATTTACTATTGGACTACGCAGATTATTCAAGCCAATACAGATGTCTTCAAGTATCTGAAGGAAAATCTATAGATCTTTATAATGTACCAAGTTGCACGGCAAGTAATAAAGACATGGGTAGTAtggaagaacaaatattagaaAGTTGGGATAAATATCTTCTACTCCTCTTACCCACAATCTTACTACCATTCTTgttgtgtgtttatgtttttaGAAAGAACTTCAAATACTTTTTGATAACGATACGGAATTCGGCAACGTTAAGTTTGATCAACAAAAATGATTCTTCTGACGGTAATAATTTATTcctaacacatttttttatcagTAATTATTCAGAAATACTTAACtaataggtttaaaaaaattgctatcTTATTTTACATAGTATTGACGATAAGTAAGTGTTATAGAACAGGATTTTAACTGTCAAATTAAATCATAACCATTGTCTATATTATACTGTGGCATCATCTGACAcctaatgcaatttttttagatGGCACAATTTTCCACTATGATGTGTTTGTATCCTATTGCAATGAAGACAGAGAATGGGTTTTGGATAATCTGCTATCTCACGTGGAAAAGGACTGTAATGTCAGCGTATGTCTTCATGAAAGAGATTTTCAGGTGAGCAATATCACATTTTTTCtgtcaattcaattcaaaatatttaaaaatacctatttgacTCATTATTAAAACAATCATCAAGAAACGAGATCAAAATATTGTACTTATGTGAACAAAGTAACAACAAAAAtttcgatacaagttagccattgactgcgatctcacctggtggtaccggaacactaaatagcttggcggtatggttttgccggtagggtggtaactagccacggccgaagtctttCACCAGCCACCATCACTAGACTAGAGACTATTGACAAATAATGAATTCCCAAATTACAATTGATAAGAACTGCGCTATGGAGGTCCAATTTGCGCTAATAGAACTCTCTACGGAATCCAACAATCAGACAATCAGTTTTGAATGACACGTCAGGCTAAAACATACCCTGGCAATATttataaatctttttttgaTGTTTCAACATGTAATCTATGTTTCAACAAGGCACCTATCCTGCCTTTTCAGGTTGGTCTTTCAATTTTGGAAAACATAGTATCCTGCATGGATCGTTCTCGGATGATCATGCTGATCATCTCCAAGAGGTTTCTGCTGAGCCAGTGGTGTCAATTTGAGATGCATCTTGCTCAACATAGGTAACTATACTATTTAAGGGTAACTATgatgttcaaattcaaattttcttTATGGAATTACTTATTGTCATTGCTGAATCCCGAATTATTCAATTTGGGTtagttcaaaatcaaaattttgagtTCACTCTTTCTTCTCTTTTCTTCTCTCTAACTGCAGTTAACATCAGATACCTCTTTTCAGGTTGCTAGAAACCCGCCGAGAAGATCTCATATTAGTTCTTCTAGAAGAAATACCAAGACGTCTTCGACCAAATACTCTACACTATTTGATGTTAACTAAAACCTACATCGTATGGCCGCAAGAAGAATCGGAACGGAGTATATTTTGGAGAAGAATGAAAAAGAGTCTTGTTACACATAAGTTGAAGAGTACAGAGAATGTATCTTTAGCCTGAGACTTTGTATGTTAGATACGGACGATACTGAGATGAAACTAATTCAGTAAGCGTAAGACCACTATAAAGTTAGTATTATGTTTGAAGGAAAAACAAAGCCAAGAAGACTTTTATTGACAAAAGGTTTTCAAAAAGATCTCGAGTGTGATCTTACGCTGTATTTACGAAGATTTGCAGATGATTATATTAAAGATAATATAGCAACATAGTAACGCAGGAAACGTAAAAATGATATAGATAGTTCTTCAATAACTAGCCCAGGGGTCCTcaaaaccaaaattaaaaattgattgtATGGCCTATTAAAATCAGTAGATTCGTACCTGAAATCGCTTGATTtgtattttaaatcaaaaatcgatacaaaaaaaaatattactggtGTCTTTATGCTGAAATTGTATAAGTCAATGAATAAAGTACTGAGATTTCAAAAATTGCACGAAATTGGTAAATTCGGTGTATCAGTACTCAGTTTGGTAGAAATACAGAAATAGTATATAGTAAGAATAGTAGCTTCAAAATCTCTGGACATTGGATAAGGCCTCTATTTAACAGTAGGTTGTTAATAGGGTACTTATTGAAGTCCTTTAGTCTTAAGCTTACCTCAGTGTAGAAATGTAACTAAAAAGTTTTGTTCTGTTGTTACTTGATAttaaattcatattttcatttatattttgttgtttttggaGACAGTTTTACTCTTATACATACAATTgaaacaataggtaggtatctacctactttccTACCTAACTTAATGCACTttctacattttaaattttcttcaTTACGAAAAATAAAACTCAAGTATTCCATAAACCTAAAGCCATAAACGGAATATTTTCCTTatacttattgattttttttatttagaaaaaagcTCTTCACTTACATGTAGTCAATAATATTCCTTCTCGTATCTTTTTTGGTTGCGGTGGCGTTACCAATAGATCCAAATTAAGTACACCATTAGTGATTCTAAAagataaaatcaaacagttgcAAACACAGTAGGAAACATTTTAAGGGATTTAAGATACATTTTTAAGGAAGGAAATATAATTTACGAGTAGTTTAAATGGGCATGCATTCTTGAAGAAAGCAGTTACTCTCCAAGCAAACTTCGAGTGTTTTGCTGGTCTTTCGCGGAAGGAACGGAATTCCGAAACCAGGGTAATTAATTTGCATTACGATTCGAAATAAGTTCCTAAAAAGTTATTCGAATAAAACCTTTTTCCCTTCTAGTTTACCAACAAAACTTCTTTGCTTTGACGGTTTAAAGAGGTGacatttgatttaaaaaatcatactCTTAAAAAACAAAGTAGAACTTGCCTGTATTTTCTTAGCTGCAGCTCTCCAGTTCTTGTCCTCGTCAAACATGACTTTAGGTATTTCGCAAAGGCCTTCTCTAGAACATGAGTAAAACaggataataatattgtaatttaatataataattttatacttaattcaatcatcatttatttatttgtatttttacacAATATATTTCATATGCACCGTCAGGCCATTGCTTGTGTTATGAAAATTAtatgactattgtttttatattagaTTATTGTTTATAGTTGTAGTGATTTTGTGAGTGTGCATGTGGGTttgtgtatgcgtgtgtgtataTTTCCATAAAGGCTTGTAAGATATTAAAACAACTTATCACCATTTTCTTCAGCTATAAAAGTTCTGGGATCTGGCAAAAATGGCGGTTCAGCCAAGTTGAGATTGTCTAgctcttctttttctttttcgttTTTTGTGTATCTTTAACAAAAAGAAGAATGATCTAAACAGTACATGAGTTTATCTCCTAGTCCAAGCTtgactcataataattattatgacttaAAATTTTCTTCTAAGGATACCTATATGCCATATTGTAAGTACCTTTGACTTTGCGGATCATTGAAAACTAAGGACGCTCAAAAAATAGGCTTTTCGGCAATTTCTACATGCAATGTGTAGACATCAAGTtaccattttgatatttttattgctgTAGTATATTTTGCAAGTGGCAGTTGATTGAGGACTTACGGGTTGGCTTTCAAAAAATTTTCGACTTCTTTGATCTTTTCTCGTATCTCTTTGTAGAATTTGTTTCTAATTTCATCTTGTTCCTTCTTAATTTTGTACGTTTCGGTGTGTTCTTTTACGTTGAAAGTAAAaagatctaaaattaaaaagaatttatttaggACCCATAAAATTTTCTTCATCTAAATATTGTCAGTTTCGATATTATCACGTTATGTTGATTTgttctaagattttttttattttacactatgTTTTTAACACGGCTTCAtctggatttagattttacaGATCGCGTTGAATTTTTTCCacatcctttcttagcgggatctttttatactatatatagctcgattaccactcactgagtTATATAGCTAACCTAtatacaaaatctcaagttttagATCCAGGGGTCGATTTGTTCATTGATatattcagtcagtcagtttctcctttacAAGCATAGTTTTCGTTACAATCACTGACTTTATCAAGTATCTCGCCTGTTTTAGTTTTGAAAGTTATAGAAACTCGTAATTGCATCCGTGATTTTGTAGTTAAACTTACCTTCATATCTATTAGGCATTTCGTGGCTCAAATGGAAACTTCGCGAACTCTCGCTAAGCAAATCGATGGTAGAGCGCGCCGCTCGCACACATACAGATGACCCGTCTATGATTTTTGGGAGTTTCACCGCCACTGCCATGGTAGGGAACGACAGTTCAACTGGTTCCCTGAAAAAGAAAGACAGCAGATTTTTGTTACCGATGTGAGATTACTGCAATTATCAGAAGGTTCAGACAAGAACCACTCGAAGAAAATTTTGGAATAAGGTTTGGTGCTGATGACTTTTGGTATAGGTAAAAGGTGGTTTCATGTCTCAGGCTTGATTCAGGGCTTTTTCAGTTTGGAAAAGGTTCAGGTCATCCTTAGAATGGCCTAAAGTGGTGGAAGGATACAGGAAAAGGTGGAATTTAGCATATCATCACGTTTGCCACGAATATTGTAAGATGTTTTAGTTTGATAAGCTGTCGTACTTTTAGAGCTAGGTTTATCATGATCATCACCAACCTGTGGGTGTTATCAGCCTAATATAGGGCTTCTCCCTAATAAGAACCACTATACTTGGTTTTCCTTCCTTATCCGATCAAGTTACCCTGGACGAGAATATAGGCCTGCTGGAAAATATGTAATTATGCTCATAATGACCACGAAGGGCGTGTTGTGCTAGACTTGATAGCATTTATCATAAAGTTTTCTCTATTGCGTGATAGGCTtacgcttgatgacaatcatgcttaaaaaagcaatgaCGAGGTTTAAGTTGGAGCATGCTTGTCAAGATGATGcccattcactcttgttttgaaggtatttaggttatacatGGCAGAGAACACGGCAGCCTACACCTTAGTGGTTCGTTTCGTACCAAAAACGATGAGCAAAAAAGATTCGTGCGAGTAAATTGGATGTCGATCACATAAGGAAGGGTTGGATGGAGGATTGATATGATTGCAATCTGGTCATCTGAAGATATGAAAGCTAAATCCCTTACAGTTCAGGCTCAACGGGCTTAGGTTTCCTGGTCGGCAAGGGCACAGCGACCCAAATGTTCAGCTTCAACCCTTTGAACTCCCTGTGGTATGTGGCCAGCTTGATGGAGTCCCACTTCAGACGGTGCTCCAAGTCTCGAAGTAGTGTGAACGAGGCGCATTGTATGGCGTGGGAGAGCTGCTCGCGCAATGCAACACGGACCTAGTGCAgaatcaaacaataatatctagatgattcccgcgactttatccgcgtgtgCTTAGGTTTCTTCAAAAaccccctgggaactctttgattttccgggataaaatattgtccatgtcaatttccgggacgcaggctacctctgaaccaaacatataaataggttaaagggatggacctttaagaatcccgtgggaactctttgtcgattcgggataaaaagtagcttatgtctggGCCCGGTATGTGagataactctgtacctttcatcaaaatcggttaaactgttgggccgtgaaaagctagcatacagacagacagacagactttcgcatttataatattagtatggataatgtcctcccgaccgaatttcggccgCGGTGGCCAATCTCCACGGAGATTAGCCATCTGTGCGGGAGatatagtgcacaagtgtatGCGCAAATACAGGTGCATTCTTTATTTCCTTACTTTCATACCCGATTGGTCGGACTttcgacacgaccggagagagatcaagTGTAGGATCGacgatttaaataataataaactgccgtaccccttcAAAACTAACCCGCGTTCATCTTAATCATCGTCACTTACTATCAAGTGAAATCGACgggcaatttaattttaattacctcATTGTAGCTCTCAGCTTGCAGAGCGGTGTACTGTCGTGAGTTTGCCACAAATTCTTCCAGCATTTCCAGCATctacaaaaatctttttaagTGACCTAATTTGTTACTGAAAATATAGTTCTAAttatttatgataataaaaataatattttatgcctttatgataataaaaaaaaaccgtctttaaaaaccacaaacactaaaaagcaaaaaatgttttttgattttttttattatttcacaagtttagtggcccactgtactataatatgataTGACCAGTTTTGCCCTACTTTTTACTAAACTATTACACGTGAttgcgagcaatttgctcttatccattgaggagttctgttctccatctccgaagacattcatcagatcttcaccaaatttatatgggaccacctgcacagtataccctttcaaacaaaaaaaaattccaaatcggtccaggggtctttcagtaatcggggaacataaattaaaaaaaaaaaagattccgacgaattgagaacctcctccttttttaaaagtcgtttaaaaatttataacatccccgacaagtgaaggttacattaactagaaaagagctgataactttcaaacggctgaaccgattttcttggattatagctaagaacactcacgatcaagccacctttgaaacaaaaaactaatttaaaatcggttcattagtttagtagctacgatgccacagacagatacacagatacacacgtcgaacttacaacacccctctttttggatcgggggttaaaaaaggtctGTTACTCACAGGTAACGCCTCCAGACACCTCTTGTCCAGCTCATCATCGTCGCACACCCCGGTCTCCCTCCACACGTGTATGTACGTGTTCATCTGAGTCACCACGCGGGGGTCGGGGAGACCATCACAGCGGAGATATTGTTGCCACTATGAAcgatcacatcacactaatattataaaggcaaaagtttgtgtgtgtgtgtgtgtgtgtgtgtgtgtgtgtgtgtatgtttgttactccttcacgcaaaaactactggacggatttggctgaaatttagaatgaagatagattataccctgcattagcacataggctaccttttatcccggaaaatcaaagagttcccacgggatttcgaaaaacttaaatccacgcggacgaagtcgcgggcatcggctagttattaaataaatctagaTGATATAACGAAACAACTATCCATAGttatatagtaataaaaaataaaatctaaatataaaaggaaaaggtgaataacttactgactgactgacagactgatctatcaacgcacaactcaaactgctggacggatcaCGCTGagatttggcatgcagatagctattatgacttagAAATCCGCTGagaaaagtttttgaaaattcaattcctgaggggtaaaataggggtttgaaaacgcggacgaaatcgcgggcataaactagtaagtaagtatatttagatGGAAATTGTATATTCGTGAGAGGAGTAGACAAGATAAATTATGAAACAAGGAAAAACAAGGTTTTGGACAAGGAGGATCAGACCTCATGCAGATATACAACTATGGTAAAAGAAAAACACACTTACTTCTGCTTCAAGCT includes:
- the LOC123871029 gene encoding toll-like receptor 13 codes for the protein MIIRAVLYCHILLISTAVGGNGKTRKDWQDDPKGARCLTGYMTDLQSWVDENGQLTPYVDINAAIDMSNRPSVARTLEQELSGLKSPRPQHIRYMSLARCSLTRVPSVFQLKDNHGRRLADTLEFLTLYGNNFGILDPYIEMYDAELNATDAQELSVSDQSRRRILTTWSAGFHMHPMRTLKELDLRECSIQVLGDYTFQRMPELRKLYLSENYIHFIESYAFDSMKSLKHLDLSKNYAYDENGNLADLVFESNNVFSYLKLESLDFSFTRLGQRNLGIFTGLDKHFKRLSLCYSAIGRLRNGTFNSTSLKVLDVSGNADVICTPGILRGIEKTLEVLYADNVSLKNMEGFMNFTHLKILKLSNNEINTVPANVAKTLADLQILDLDNNRMMSWSNSTFSLMPKLKLLSLKNNNINIISREMYNDIKQLSFLGLSGNFLVCNCHARDMFEVASNNELLFNSTYFKGFGEDTEEPKLAFHSGFKDFNNVIRERRNITTFCEEREACDVEFNHNVSGNYLLLDYADYSSQYRCLQVSEGKSIDLYNVPSCTASNKDMGSMEEQILESWDKYLLLLLPTILLPFLLCVYVFRKNFKYFLITIRNSATLSLINKNDSSDDGTIFHYDVFVSYCNEDREWVLDNLLSHVEKDCNVSVCLHERDFQVGLSILENIVSCMDRSRMIMLIISKRFLLSQWCQFEMHLAQHRLLETRREDLILVLLEEIPRRLRPNTLHYLMLTKTYIVWPQEESERSIFWRRMKKSLVTHKLKSTENVSLA